A single genomic interval of Croceibacter atlanticus HTCC2559 harbors:
- a CDS encoding cytochrome c oxidase subunit 3: protein MEATAVSTGTEGKTWGGGNQPLKASYGKLMMWFFIVSDALTFSGFLASYGFSRFKFIDSWPIADEVFNHFPFLHGVDAPMYYVALMTFILIGSSVTMVLAVDAGHHMKQKKVILYMFLTIIGGAIFVGSQAWEWKNFINGEYGAVETHGGQILQFVDNTGHRVALENIAVAVPGEREQHQKKNGVWYNGEKELPTYSMNEIIKGFEAKPEILVRTQILDENGQKTILSREESLAKLKAEGRNIVEGANLKHNEYGTPLFADFFFFITGFHGFHVFSGVIINIIIFFNVIIGTYERRGSYEMVEKVGLYWHFVDLVWVFVFTFFYLV, encoded by the coding sequence ATGGAAGCTACTGCAGTAAGTACTGGCACCGAAGGAAAAACTTGGGGTGGCGGTAATCAACCACTAAAAGCAAGCTATGGCAAGCTAATGATGTGGTTTTTCATCGTTTCTGATGCATTGACATTCTCAGGATTCTTAGCATCATACGGATTTTCCCGTTTTAAATTTATCGATTCTTGGCCAATCGCCGATGAAGTGTTTAATCACTTCCCATTTTTACACGGTGTAGATGCACCTATGTATTATGTGGCATTAATGACCTTTATTCTTATTGGCTCATCTGTTACAATGGTATTAGCGGTTGATGCTGGTCATCACATGAAACAAAAGAAAGTTATTCTTTACATGTTCCTAACTATTATTGGAGGTGCTATTTTCGTAGGATCTCAAGCTTGGGAGTGGAAAAACTTTATTAATGGTGAATATGGAGCCGTTGAAACTCATGGAGGACAAATACTACAGTTTGTAGACAATACAGGTCATCGTGTTGCTTTAGAAAACATTGCTGTTGCAGTTCCTGGAGAAAGAGAACAACACCAAAAGAAAAATGGTGTTTGGTATAATGGTGAAAAAGAATTGCCTACTTACTCAATGAACGAAATCATTAAAGGTTTTGAAGCTAAGCCAGAAATTTTGGTGCGCACACAGATCTTAGATGAAAATGGTCAAAAGACAATTCTTTCTAGAGAAGAGTCTTTGGCAAAGTTAAAAGCCGAAGGAAGAAACATAGTAGAAGGTGCTAACCTTAAACATAACGAATATGGTACGCCATTATTTGCAGATTTCTTTTTCTTCATTACAGGATTTCACGGGTTTCACGTATTTTCTGGTGTAATTATAAACATCATTATTTTCTTTAATGTAATCATTGGTACTTATGAAAGAAGAGGTAGCTATGAAATGGTTGAGAAAGTAGGATTATATTGGCACTTTGTAGATTTAGTTTGGGTATTTGTATTCACATTCTTCTACTTAGTATAA
- a CDS encoding cytochrome C oxidase subunit IV family protein, which translates to MAHDTAHGKDPIKRIWFVFALLSIVTIVEVILGIIKPAFLIENTFIKMKLLNWIFIILTIYKAYYITWAFMHMEGETKGLRRSVVWTAIFLVCYLVTILLVEGDYIYEVYRTGHQAWDF; encoded by the coding sequence ATGGCACACGATACAGCACACGGTAAGGATCCAATTAAACGCATTTGGTTTGTATTTGCATTACTTTCTATAGTAACTATAGTTGAGGTTATCCTTGGTATTATAAAACCAGCATTTTTAATAGAGAATACGTTTATTAAAATGAAATTGTTAAACTGGATATTTATCATCCTAACAATTTATAAAGCATATTACATTACTTGGGCATTCATGCACATGGAAGGAGAAACTAAAGGTCTTAGGAGATCTGTAGTTTGGACAGCTATATTTCTTGTATGTTACCTAGTTACAATTCTTCTTGTTGAAGGAGATTATATTTATGAAGTATACAGAACAGGACATCAAGCTTGGGATTTCTAA